The nucleotide window TCCAGTCGGCCACGCGGCTGCCCACGATCTCCAGCGCCGGCAAGGCGTAGTCGATGGCGTTGAGCACGTCGAGCTGTCCGGGATGCTCGATGTTCAGGTCGCGGCCGATCACGAAGGCAATCTCGGCTTCGATCTTCGGCTGCGTGAGGATCGAAGCGGGAATCGGCTCGCCGTCGCCATACCCCATGTCGTCGAAAAGCATGCCGAAGTCCGGTTGGTCCACGCCCAGTTGCTTTTGCACCGCGACCGACGTCAGGCCGATCTTGCAGCCGACGATGCGGCGCCCCGCGGCCAGACGGCGCTCGGTATTGATGCGCTGAATCGCGTAGGCCTCGTCGATGCTCAAGGGCGCATACGTCTCGCGCAGCGGGGCGATGAACCGGTGCGAGCGCTCGGCTTCGTGCAACGCGTCGGCGGCCTGCTGCAGACGCGCACGCGTCGCCTCGTCGTGTCGTTCGATCGTGCCCATCACGCGCCAGCCTTGGCCGGCGCCGCCGGCTCGTCCTTGGTGCGCTCGCCCACGGCCCAGTGGGCGGCCGGCACTTGCGTGGCATAGACACGAATCGATTCGAGCGGCGCGCCGAGCGTTTCGTGCACGGTGCGTGCCACGGCCTTCACGCAGGCCTTGACGGTGGCGTCGTCGCGACCTTCCACCAGGTTGATATGTACGATTGGCATGAGGCTGTCCCCTGAAAATGCCGGATTGAGCGGCGTCGTGCCTTATGATGCGCGCCCGGGCGGATACCGTCCAATACCAAATTTCCAGATTCCGATACCATTCCGGTATTGAGTGACGGGCGTGCACAGCGTCCGTCC belongs to Pandoraea pnomenusa and includes:
- a CDS encoding 2-keto-4-pentenoate hydratase, encoding MGTIERHDEATRARLQQAADALHEAERSHRFIAPLRETYAPLSIDEAYAIQRINTERRLAAGRRIVGCKIGLTSVAVQKQLGVDQPDFGMLFDDMGYGDGEPIPASILTQPKIEAEIAFVIGRDLNIEHPGQLDVLNAIDYALPALEIVGSRVADWNIRITDTIADNASSSAFVIGNTPKKLSEFDVRMCGMVMERRGEPVSVGAGAACLGSPINAVVWLARTMAAVGTPLRAGDLVLSGALGPMAAVTPGDIFETRINGLGSVRAVFAPADSASEAAR
- a CDS encoding tautomerase family protein, whose translation is MPIVHINLVEGRDDATVKACVKAVARTVHETLGAPLESIRVYATQVPAAHWAVGERTKDEPAAPAKAGA